The following coding sequences are from one Lolium rigidum isolate FL_2022 chromosome 6, APGP_CSIRO_Lrig_0.1, whole genome shotgun sequence window:
- the LOC124663311 gene encoding uncharacterized protein LOC124663311 has translation MDGQAPMVVRDAVVDNDNDPLALTLGSIYAAAPTPPPRPPRPSPPPPSPPTRATRRRLNNSTPSQRRRSSSEPRSDDSAPSQRRRSSEPQPDNNFLSLADGNGTPPPPFPWATAQPARHDTLESLLRRGITTVEGEARCKRCSRKATVAFDLEAKFREVREFIAANRHSFDDRAPEAWMASVLPDCVACGQSRCLWPAIPADKGQINWLFLLLGQMLGCCTLEQLKYFCKNTGRHRTGAKNRVLYYAYLEMCKQLEPQGPFDDTVPVGTGFLHT, from the coding sequence ATGGACGGGCAAGCCCCGATGGTCGTCCGtgacgccgtcgtcgacaacgacaACGACCCCCTCGCCCTGACCCTCGGATCCATCTACGCCGCCGCTCCCACCCCGCCGCCGAGGCCGCCGCgtccctctccgcctcctccttccccGCCCACGcgcgccacccgccgccgtctCAACAACTCCACCCCCAGCCAGCGTCGCCGAAGCAGCAGCGAGCCGCGGTCCGACGACTCCGCCCCCAGCCAGCGCCGCCGAAGCAGCGAGCCGCAACCCGACAACAACTTCCTCAGCCTCGCGGACGGGAacgggacgccgccgccgccgttcccgTGGGCGACGGCGCAGCCCGCGCGGCACGACACCCTGGAGAGCCTGCTGCGGCGGGGCATCACGACCGTCGAGGGCGAGGCCCGGTGCAAGCGCTGCAGCCGCAAGGCCACCGTGGCGTTCGACCTGGAGGCCAAGTTCCGGGAGGTGCGCGAGTTCATCGCCGCCAACCGCCACTCGTTCGACGACCGCGCCCCGGAGGCGTGGATGGCATCCGTGCTCCCCGACTGCGTCGCCTGCGGGCAGAGCCGCTGCCTGTGGCCGGCGATCCCCGCCGACAAGGGCCAGATCAACTGGCTCTTCCTCCTGCTGGGCCAGATGCTGGGATGCTGCACGCTGGAGCAGCTCAAGTACTTCTGCAAGAACACCGGCCGCCACCGCACCGGCGCCAAGAACCGGGTCCTCTACTACGCCTACCTGGAGATGTGCAAGCAGCTCGAGCCGCAGGGGCCCTTCGATGATACCGTCCCCGTAGGTACTGGCTTCCTGCACACCTGA